A single genomic interval of Lynx canadensis isolate LIC74 chromosome A2, mLynCan4.pri.v2, whole genome shotgun sequence harbors:
- the SAMD9 gene encoding LOW QUALITY PROTEIN: sterile alpha motif domain-containing protein 9 (The sequence of the model RefSeq protein was modified relative to this genomic sequence to represent the inferred CDS: inserted 4 bases in 3 codons; deleted 3 bases in 2 codons; substituted 7 bases at 7 genomic stop codons): protein MAMPLNLPENTDDXTEDINXCLESHRINKKHREILTAKDMHRVILKWLTKNHLVDMGIAHGXAIHIEQLFKQLQKTSSEDLSQTXKEGKGSKNVPKIQHLMXEENGETSKQKQNDTEKSVMANASTVSTVTKNXEFMEDEIDDTKERQPSRELTCVSYFFDEFXNPYHYKSNFSLQPETGPPLNLTDPTNXFKTYLXIXRNSCRRDVKVKFSNEVFQFASGCMNSPTNGTIHFGVKGKPYGKILYMKVTNFTKEALIDHFKLMIHQYFEDHQVQKAKKYI, encoded by the exons ATGGCAATGCCACTGAACCTACCAGAAAATACAGATGACTGAACAGAAGATATAAATTGATGTTTGGAAAGTCATAGAATTAATAAAAAGCACAGGGAAATCTTGACTGCAAAAGATATGCATAGAGTAATCTTG AAGTGGTTAACTAAAAATCACCTTGTTGATATGGGCATAGCACATGGATGAGCTATCCATATAGAACAGCTATTCAAACAATTGCAGAAAACATCCTCTGAAGATCTTAGTCAGA TGAAAGAGGGAAAAGGTAGTAAAAATGTTCCTAAAATACAACATTTGatgtaagaagaaaatggagaaacttcaaagcaaaagcaaaatgataCAGAGAAATCAGTTATGGCTAATGCCTCTACAGTGAGTACAGTCACTAAAAA TGAGTTCATGGAAGATGAAATAGATGACACAAAGGAAAGGCAGCCATCCAGAGAACTGACATGTGTATCATACTTTTTTGATGAAT GTAACCCATATCACTACAAATCGAATTTTAGTCTACAGCCTGAAACAGGACCACCACTCAATCTCACTGATCCAACAAATTAATTCAAAACCTATTTGTGAATTTAGAGAAACAGCTGCAGAAGAGATGTTAAGGTGAAATTTAGCAATGAAGTTTTCCAATTTGCTTCGGGTTGTATG AATTCACCTACTAATGGCACCATTCATTTTGGAGTTAAAGGCAAACCCTATGGAAAAATTCTTTACATGAAAGTCACCAATTTCACCAAGGAAGCCCTCAttga ccattttaaattgATGATCCACCAGTATTTTGAAGACCATCAGGTCCAAAAAGCAAAGAAGTACATTTGA